The sequence GAGTCTGGCTTGAACTACACAATTTTCAGGTTAGCAGGCTTCATGCAAGGGTTAATCGGTCAGTATGGAATTCCGATTTTAGAGAACCAGCCAGTTTGGGTAACTGGTACCTCCTCTCCCGTCGCTTACATGGATACTCAAGACATAGCTAAATTTGCTGTCCGTGCTCTGAGTGTACCAGAAACACACAAGCAAGCTTTCCCTCTTGTCGGGACTCGCGCTTGGAGCGCTGAGGAAATCATCAGCCTATGCGAGCGCTTGTCTGGAAAGGATGCTAGAGTAACGCGAATGCCGATCAATTTGTTGCGGACTGTGCGGAGTACTATCAGATTCTTTCAATGGGGATGGAATGTCGCAGACAGATTGGCTTTTACAGAAGTTTTAGCCAGTGGTCAACCGTTAAACGCTCCCATGACTGACGTCTACCAAATTTTGGGATTAGAGCCAGAACAAACCACTACTTTAGAAAGCTATCTGCAAGAATACTTCAGCCGGATTATGAAAAAACTTAAAGAGTTAAACTACGAAAAAACTAAAAAGCAGAAACCCAAAAAGACTCCGTTTAAACAGTCTTCTTAGGTTAATAGTCAGTAGTTAAGGGTCAAGAGTCAAGGATTGTTACGGTAGATTTTTGACTTGAAACTAATGACTAGTACGCGACAGCGTAAATAAAGCAACTGTTACAAATCTATGAAAGGCTTAATGTACAAGTTTATTGGTTTCATACTTAATACTTAATACTTCAGCCTTTTTGTACTAGGTTGTCAAAAATGTGTAACGATTAGCATAATACAGAGCGTCTCCCAAACTTGGATATTTGAATGTGCCGAAAGCAGGCATTATCTACAATGACATTAAACCGATAGCGGCTCGCATCGCTATCGAACTTAAAGACCAGCTAACCGCTGCTGGTTGGCATGTAAGTATAACTACGAGTGTTGGTGGCATACTTGGCTACTCTAATCCAGAAAGTCCAGTCTGTCATACACCAATTGATGGCCTCACGCCCCCTGGCTTTGACTCAGATATGGAATTTGCAGTAGTACTAGGGGGAGATGGTACCGTTTTGGCTGCATCTCGTCAGGTAGCACCTTGTGGTATCCCACTGCTAACAGTGAACACGGGACACATGGGATTTTTGACAGAAGCTTACATCAATCAATTGCCTCAAGCAATAGAGCAGGTGATGGCGGGTAAGTATGAGATTGAAGAACGCGCAATGCTGACTGTCCAAGTCCTGCGAGCAGAGTCAGTGTTGTGGGAAGCCCTGTGCTTAAACGAAATGGTGCTACATCGGGAACCATTAACTTGTATGTGCCATTTTGAAATTGCTGTGGGGCGTCATGCGCCAGTGGATATAGCCGCAGATGGGGTGATTGTCTCGACGCCAACTGGTTCGACGGCTTACTCTTTGAGTGCTGGTGGCCCTGTTGTTACCCCTGGTGTACCCGTCCTGCAATTAGTCCCTATCTGTCCCCATTCTTTAGCTTCTAGGGCGTTAGTTTTTCCAGATACGGAACCAGTAAATATTTATCCAGTAAATATTCCTCGTTTGGTGATGGTAGTAGATGGTAACGGCGGGTGTTATGTGTTTCCCGATGATCGGGTACATTTAGAGCGATCGCCATACAGCGTGAAATTCATTCGTTTACAACCACCAGAGTTTTTCCGAATTTTGCGAGAAAAACTGGGATGGGGTCTACCACATATTGCCAAGCCTACTTCGGTAGAATTACCTTAGCTATTGGGAATGGGGAATGCCCAATACCCCAATTAACTATTTCTTTCCAGAATTACTGATGTTGGTTTGGTATTTGGAATCATTGATGAAAATTGCTGACGTTTTATTTTGATAGCTAGAGCCTAAACGTGCTATCAGAATAGTACTCAACTGAGAAACGGGTAATTTACATCTTTAGTTCATGTGCTAACTTGCTTGTGGAAGGTTGGTACAAACAAATCCTAGATCCAATATCACAAATTTATATGACAGTTGCTCATAATCCCTGTGTTTTAGTGATCGAAACCGATGATACTCTAGCAAATCAACTTTCTTTCGATTTGCAGGAGGCTGGTTATGAAGCCCTTTTAGCTAATGATGCTGCTAGTGGTTTACGATACAGCCGCGATCGCCAGCCGTCTCTGATTGTTCTTGATAGAATGCTGGCGGGAGAATCAGGACTTTCACTGTGCAAAAATATTAGAAGTACTGGTACGCGATCGCCGGTACTGGTGCTGATGGCTAGGGATACAGTTGATGACCGCGTGGCTTGTTTAGAAGCTGGCGCGGATGATTATATTCTCAAGCCTTACCGTTCAGAAGACTTTTTGAAGTTAATTCGCTTGTATTTAAAGCCTGATGTCGATACTACAGAGCAATTGCGCTTTGGTGATTTGGTTTTAGATATCGCTACCCGTCGTGCTATTCACAACGGGCGTGCAATTGATTTAACTATGAAAGAATTTGAACTTTTAAAATTCTTAATGGAACATCCCCGTGAGGTGTTAACCCGCGAACAAATTTTAGAAAATGTTTGGGGCTATGACTTTATGGGTGAGTCAAATGTGATTGAAGTATACATCCGCTACCTACGCCTAAAAATTGAAGATGAAGGTCAAAAGCGCCTGATTCAAACGGTGCGGGGTGTAGGGTATGTTTTGAGAGAATCCTAAAGGGTAAATAGAGGAGTGACGATAGCTACACAAGAAGATGCATTTATCCCATCTTTCATCAAGGTGGGATTTGTGAATTTCAAGACTGATAGTTGAGGACATAAACTCATTATCAAACTCAGACTCAACTATTTTTTGACAAAAAATAATCATCAACCGTGGGTTTTTTTCATAAAATTATGTAAAATCGTAGCTTTAATGACAGAATAAACAACGATATGACTCATCGGCTCAATTTTCTTTCCCTACTGTTAAGTGTTCTGCTGATTAGCTGTACTCTACCCACAACAGCCAAACCTCCTACCCTCTCTGGTTCACCGACGCCAGCAACTACGCCTTCTGGACAACAGTTACCCATTTCTGCTCAAGCTGTGGCTCCTAACGGGACTAAAATTCAATTGGAAGTAGCGCAGACACCAGAACAGCAGGCGATGGGATTGATGCATCGACCAGCTTTAGCGCCTGACCGGGGAATGTTGTTTCAGTTTGCTACAGCCCAGCCAGTGAGGTTTTGGATGAAGAATGTACCTGTGCCTCTAGATATGGTATTTATGCGGGACGGGGTTGTGAAGTATATTCAAGTGGCTGCTCCTCCCTGTGTTAGTGAACCTTGCTCAACTTATGGCCCCAATACACCAATTGATACGGTGATTGAACTACGCTCTGGGCGATCTGCGGAACTGACGCTCAAGGCGGGTGATCGTGTAAAAATTGAATTATTAAATTCCGGAGAATTGCGGTAATCGGAGTTTGAATGGTCTTTGATTGTACAGATGGTGTGATGTGAAAACTTTATTGATTTGTAAAAAAAATATCACTTACTGTGTTAAAATATCTAGCTACGGAGATTTTATTTAATTTATTTTGAATTAACTAAAGTTTGAAGTCTGAATTTATTTCCGGCGATCGCACAGACCACGCTTGAGTATGAGAAAAATGCTGTGTTTTCTTAAGCTACCCGTTGGTTTTGACAAAACCTCTCCATTGGGGGATGTTTAAGGAAATGAAATATGGTTAACGCCAAAAACTCAATTTTTCATCCTTACTTGAACAATTAACGGTAGACTTACACTCTTTATACTTGTGATCAAATTTTTTTGACCAAACAAAGCTTGTTTGTCTAGAGACAAAGATCAAGTTTTACAGTTTGATCACAAAAATCATCCTTTTGGCGTACGTGTAACTAGTTGCAAATAAGAGACTATAAACTATGGAACCTCTGTGACTAGGCGCAAAATTAAATAAGTTACTGCAATAAAAATACACAATCAATGTGTTTAGGAAAAGTTCTATTGAAAAATTGAATAAATGAGTTGCGAAAGAATCGTAGCTTTCCTATCCATAATCAGAGATTGTTATTTTGAGTAGTGTTTAATCGGTAACACTACAGTGACATTTAAAATACTGGCTACTAGCTACTGAAAAAGGGCAGGCTGAGATATGACAATAAACTCTGCACAAGGAGGTGAGCTACAAATGACACCATCAACTTATGTTCGACTAATTCATTTTTTACAAGAAGACTTAGCAATTTCCACAGCTTCTTTAGCAGTAGCGCTGCGACACAGGGAGCAAGACCCAGGCCCTTTACCCATGATTCTTTGGCAATATGGGTTAATTACCCTAGAACAGTTAGAGCAAATTTATGATTGGCTGGAAACTGTTTAGCTAAGAGCAGTTTATGCAGGAGAATTGATTTATGTCACGTGTACCCTGCCTGATGCTAAAGCTAGCAAACAGGGAAACAAATATTTACCATTTCTATTTATTGACATCCCAAAAAGCGAGTTGAAAAACCAACTCGCTTTTTTGATGATTTAACCTGAGTTCGGGTTAAGCGCATGTGGATCTAGATTCAGCATATGATGTTTCTAGAGCCAGCAACTAAAAACTGAAAATGACAGCATATGCCCTAAATTTACCTGACCAGTTGAAGCATGAAATTGAGCAATTAGCTCAGAGTCAGGGGATTTCGCTCGACCAATTTATTCTCTGGGCTGTAACAGAGAAAGTAAGTACCCTCAAAGGATCATTTCCACAAATTGCTTATCGTCAGGGAGCAAATGGACAACTTGTACCAGTCATTAAAGGAACGGGAATTCGAGTACAGACCGTGGCGATCGCTTCTCAAAAATGGGGTATGAGTGTAAGTCAGATTGCTGATGAGTATGAGCTGACTGAAGGACAGGTAAAAGAAGCTTTGAGTTTTTATGCAGTAAATCAGGAGCAGATTGACGCAGCAATCTCTTCAGAGCAATCCTTAGAAATTGCTAATGGTTAAACTCAAGCTTCATCTGGATGCAGATACCTCAAGTAAATCGCTGCATTCAGCATTGGTATCTAAAAATCATGATATCACTCGCACACCAAATGACTGGATGCCTTTAGATGCTAGTGATGAAACTCAATTATTACGCTCAACTGCTCAGGGCAGATGTATCTTTACTTTCAACGTGAGAGACTTTATTGTTCTAGCGCAACAATATCCTCAACATGGCGGTATTATCCTTGCTGCTCAAAACAGTTGGTCACTTTCAGATTTGATTGCGGCATTAGATAGCCTATTATCTGAGGCAGAAGCAGCAGATTGGGTTGGTCAGGTAGATTGGCTTAATCGGTGGCGAAAGTAGTTAACCTGAGTTCGGGTTAAGCGTATTAAGGTAAAAGCCAATCAAGTTAAAAACTAGATTTATTAGGTTGATGACAATCAGCGATTAATCTGCGTCCCGAACTCAGGTTGATTTATAAAGATGTGAAAATCAATTTAGCACCAATGAGTATTAGACAAACACTCTAGTTGCGGCTGCTACACCAGCGCCGGGAGTAAAGTTTTCATAGCCGAGTTCCGAGAGGACAACTTCTAAGGAGGCTATACAACTGAGAATATCGCGATCGCTGACAAAACCCAAGTGACCAATACGGAAAATTTTGTTTTTCAGATGGTCTTGACCGCCGGCTAAAGCAATATCAAAGCGCTTATTCATCAAAGACCGAATCTTATCTGATTCAATTTCTTGTGGTGCGACGGCGGTAATTGCGGGACTAGCACAATTATCTGCCGCAAATAAGGGTAAATTCAATCCTTTAATTGCCGCACGGGTAGCATTTTTGTGTCGTTCGTGACGACTAAATATAGATTCCAAACCTTCCTCTTTCATGATCCCTAAGGTGGTGTGCAGTGCCACAATTAAGTTCACAGGAGGAGTAAATGGTGTGGTGTTTTTGGCTGTTGATTTGCGATATTTGCCTAAATCTAAATAATATTTGGGTAATTTAGCGGTTTTGTAGGCTTCCCATGCTTTGGGACTGACGGCAACAAATCCCAATCCAGGAGGTATCATATAACCTTTTTGCGAGCCTGATGCGACTATATCCAAACCCCAAGCATCCACGGGGAGGTTGAATGCACCTAAACTGGTGACAGCATCAACAATAATTAAAGCTTCACCGTGTTCTTTGACATGGCGGTTGATGGTTTCTAGGTCGTTGAGTACACCTGTTGAGGTTTCGCTGTGGGTGACGATGACGGCTTTAATTTGCTTTTGGGTGTCTGCTGCGAGTTTTTCTGCAAACAGCGCTGGGTCTAGGGGTTTTCCCCATTCAGCGGTGATTGGTTCGACATTTAAACCGTAGGCTTGACCAACTTCTACCCAGCGTTCACCGAATTTACCATTAGAGCCGACCAAAATGCGATCGCCTGGAGATAGAAAATTAATAATTCCCGCTTCCACCGCACCAGTACCGCTGACGTTCAGCATCAGCACATCGCTTTGAGTTTGATGCAGCCATTTGAGGTTTTCTGTCACCTCTGCCAAAATGTTGCTAAATTCACTAGTCCGGTGTCCAATTGGGTGCTTGGCTAATGCGAGTAAGGCGGCTTCTGGTACCGGCGTCGGCCCAGGAATCATCAGCATCAGCTTATCTTTCATGTGTTTATCCTAAAATCCAATAAAAGTCAAAATTGTGGAGGGATGGTTAACTCTGGTGGCAAATTCTCAATATTCGCCTGTATATACAGTGGACATGTCCAGAAATCAATCATGGGTTGTCTGAAAATTGACTGAAGACGAAGCAAAAGCAACGTCTCTACTATTTTCAGATGCGTATATTTAAGTGTGTCATCAATCTTGTAATATTTTCAGCCATTTAGGTAAAAAGTATGTTCGGAGCTAAGTTTGTGAGCGCTCCGAGTCAATCAAAATCCTGGCGATGGTAAATCCAGATGGGATGGAGACGTGAGATTTCACGTCTCACTCAGCTAAAGTTTAGTCCCGCACTCAGAACAGAAGTTGTGGGTGGGCTGGTTTTTCGAGCCGCAATGGCTACAATAAACTGGCTCTGCAGAAGTTTTGGGCGGGTGTTTTGGCAAGCCGATCATTTGGGCGTTGCTCTTACCTGGAGCTATCATGGGGTAGCAGTTTTCGTCTCTGGTGACGCGGACATCCACAACCACTGGGCCGTTATGTGCTAGCATTTGGGCGATCGCATCTTTGAGTTCTTCTCGCTTGCTGATCACCATGCCTTTGATCCCGTAAGCTTTGCCCAACAACTCGATATCTGGCATCCCTACTTCCATATTTGAGCACGAGTAGCGCTCGCCGTAGAAGGCTTGCTGCCATTGGCGCACCATTCCTTGCCAGCCGTTGTTGATGATTACAGTCTTGACATTTATCCCATATTGTGCCAGCGTGCCTAATTCTTGTAAACACATTTGGAAACTGGCGTCACCACTGATGCAAATCACCTCTTCATCGGGAAAAGCTACCTTCGCACCCATAGCTGCGGGGACGCCAAAACCCATCGTGCCCAAGCCGGCGCTAGAAATCCAGCGTCGGGGCCCGTTCTTGAGGAATTGGGCTGCCCACATTTGATGCTGACCGACATCTGTGGTGTAAAAAGCGTGGGGCGCTTGATTGCTTATTTCCACAATCACTTCTTGTGGGGAGATGGTGTCGGGGTGGTGGGGTACGACTAGGGGATAGTCTTCCCGCCAGCGGTTAATTAAGTTCAGCCATTCTTGGTTCTGGTTGGGTGTGGC is a genomic window of Fortiea contorta PCC 7126 containing:
- a CDS encoding SDR family oxidoreductase, with protein sequence MTLLIVGATGTLGRQVARRAIDEGYKVRCLVRSTKKAAFLKEWGAELVPGDLCRPETLRAALEGVTAVIDAATSRPADSLSIKQVDWEGKVALIQALKSAGIERLIFFSILEADKYPEVPLMEIKRCTELYLAESGLNYTIFRLAGFMQGLIGQYGIPILENQPVWVTGTSSPVAYMDTQDIAKFAVRALSVPETHKQAFPLVGTRAWSAEEIISLCERLSGKDARVTRMPINLLRTVRSTIRFFQWGWNVADRLAFTEVLASGQPLNAPMTDVYQILGLEPEQTTTLESYLQEYFSRIMKKLKELNYEKTKKQKPKKTPFKQSS
- a CDS encoding NAD(+) kinase, with the protein product MPKAGIIYNDIKPIAARIAIELKDQLTAAGWHVSITTSVGGILGYSNPESPVCHTPIDGLTPPGFDSDMEFAVVLGGDGTVLAASRQVAPCGIPLLTVNTGHMGFLTEAYINQLPQAIEQVMAGKYEIEERAMLTVQVLRAESVLWEALCLNEMVLHREPLTCMCHFEIAVGRHAPVDIAADGVIVSTPTGSTAYSLSAGGPVVTPGVPVLQLVPICPHSLASRALVFPDTEPVNIYPVNIPRLVMVVDGNGGCYVFPDDRVHLERSPYSVKFIRLQPPEFFRILREKLGWGLPHIAKPTSVELP
- the nblR gene encoding response regulator transcription factor NblR; translated protein: MTVAHNPCVLVIETDDTLANQLSFDLQEAGYEALLANDAASGLRYSRDRQPSLIVLDRMLAGESGLSLCKNIRSTGTRSPVLVLMARDTVDDRVACLEAGADDYILKPYRSEDFLKLIRLYLKPDVDTTEQLRFGDLVLDIATRRAIHNGRAIDLTMKEFELLKFLMEHPREVLTREQILENVWGYDFMGESNVIEVYIRYLRLKIEDEGQKRLIQTVRGVGYVLRES
- a CDS encoding DUF192 domain-containing protein, with the protein product MTHRLNFLSLLLSVLLISCTLPTTAKPPTLSGSPTPATTPSGQQLPISAQAVAPNGTKIQLEVAQTPEQQAMGLMHRPALAPDRGMLFQFATAQPVRFWMKNVPVPLDMVFMRDGVVKYIQVAAPPCVSEPCSTYGPNTPIDTVIELRSGRSAELTLKAGDRVKIELLNSGELR
- a CDS encoding DUF2949 domain-containing protein, encoding MTINSAQGGELQMTPSTYVRLIHFLQEDLAISTASLAVALRHREQDPGPLPMILWQYGLITLEQLEQIYDWLETV
- a CDS encoding DUF433 domain-containing protein, coding for MTAYALNLPDQLKHEIEQLAQSQGISLDQFILWAVTEKVSTLKGSFPQIAYRQGANGQLVPVIKGTGIRVQTVAIASQKWGMSVSQIADEYELTEGQVKEALSFYAVNQEQIDAAISSEQSLEIANG
- a CDS encoding DUF5615 family PIN-like protein, with translation MVKLKLHLDADTSSKSLHSALVSKNHDITRTPNDWMPLDASDETQLLRSTAQGRCIFTFNVRDFIVLAQQYPQHGGIILAAQNSWSLSDLIAALDSLLSEAEAADWVGQVDWLNRWRK
- a CDS encoding pyridoxal-phosphate-dependent aminotransferase family protein, encoding MKDKLMLMIPGPTPVPEAALLALAKHPIGHRTSEFSNILAEVTENLKWLHQTQSDVLMLNVSGTGAVEAGIINFLSPGDRILVGSNGKFGERWVEVGQAYGLNVEPITAEWGKPLDPALFAEKLAADTQKQIKAVIVTHSETSTGVLNDLETINRHVKEHGEALIIVDAVTSLGAFNLPVDAWGLDIVASGSQKGYMIPPGLGFVAVSPKAWEAYKTAKLPKYYLDLGKYRKSTAKNTTPFTPPVNLIVALHTTLGIMKEEGLESIFSRHERHKNATRAAIKGLNLPLFAADNCASPAITAVAPQEIESDKIRSLMNKRFDIALAGGQDHLKNKIFRIGHLGFVSDRDILSCIASLEVVLSELGYENFTPGAGVAAATRVFV